One window of Desulfarculus baarsii DSM 2075 genomic DNA carries:
- the trmB gene encoding tRNA (guanine(46)-N(7))-methyltransferase TrmB, whose protein sequence is MKKRYLSMKQFVSWRETPWPVDWPAIFGRRAPLVLEIGCGNGEMLARRAAATPQVDFVAVDLQWPSVLRALRRVNQAGLDNARLTKGGADMVLTRLFAPGQLSHVYCLFPCPWPKRRHQVKRLFDSQFLCLMNSRMAPQADFRLVTDWRPFAQWVGEQALEAAFRPSLRLIGPEHDTKYERRWAQGGQSEFFELTLTKAEHLVLPPYEEPVLRTPLLARFDPARLAPFEDRGQAIASCREVFYDSLRDVAMLRMVTAEDDFSQNFYVQVLRRPEGDWQVRVAPGCGVLPTVAVQEALDAVAARLAD, encoded by the coding sequence ATGAAAAAGCGCTATCTTTCCATGAAACAGTTCGTCTCCTGGCGGGAGACGCCGTGGCCGGTGGACTGGCCGGCCATCTTTGGCCGCCGCGCGCCGCTGGTGCTGGAGATCGGCTGCGGCAACGGCGAGATGTTGGCCCGCCGGGCGGCGGCCACGCCGCAGGTCGACTTCGTGGCCGTGGACCTGCAATGGCCCTCGGTGCTGCGGGCGCTACGCCGCGTGAACCAGGCCGGCCTCGATAACGCGCGCCTGACCAAGGGCGGGGCCGACATGGTGCTCACGCGTCTGTTCGCGCCGGGCCAGCTAAGCCACGTTTATTGCCTGTTTCCGTGCCCTTGGCCCAAGCGCCGCCACCAGGTCAAACGCCTGTTCGACAGCCAGTTCCTGTGCCTGATGAATAGCCGCATGGCCCCCCAGGCCGATTTTCGCCTGGTCACCGATTGGCGGCCCTTTGCCCAATGGGTCGGCGAGCAGGCCTTGGAGGCCGCCTTCCGGCCCAGTCTGCGTCTGATCGGCCCCGAGCACGACACCAAATACGAACGTCGCTGGGCCCAGGGCGGCCAGAGCGAGTTTTTCGAGCTGACCCTGACCAAGGCGGAGCATCTGGTGCTGCCGCCCTACGAGGAGCCTGTCTTGCGCACGCCGCTTTTGGCCCGCTTCGACCCGGCCCGGCTGGCGCCTTTCGAGGACCGGGGCCAGGCCATCGCCTCTTGCCGCGAGGTGTTTTACGACTCCCTGCGGGATGTGGCCATGCTGCGCATGGTCACCGCCGAGGACGACTTCAGCCAGAACTTCTACGTGCAGGTGCTGCGCCGGCCCGAGGGCGACTGGCAGGTGCGCGTGGCCCCTGGCTGCGGGGTGTTGCCCACGGTGGCCGTGCAGGAGGCCCTGGACGCGGTGGCCGCCCGTTTGGCCGACTGA